One Saccharomycodes ludwigii strain NBRC 1722 chromosome VI, whole genome shotgun sequence DNA segment encodes these proteins:
- a CDS encoding uncharacterized protein (hypothetical protein (putative homolog of Saccharomyces cerevisiae YHR157W | REC104 | RECombination)), with translation MCVNNDVHGITTNNTSIDLKIVTMDKLSKHFGIYYDDTCSIDENTANLICKSLDEIEYYKKKLQILNSLNYSKHVKYNSTSTSVNTSGTIDTHNDEDNTLQMVLFSDDVSQHDDYFDETTVLSSSFNNNNTDHNLDGNNCCNEDLQVHQQCIISSDL, from the coding sequence ATGTGTGTGAACAATGATGTCCATGGTATTACAACCAACAACACCTCCatagatttaaaaatagtaacTATGGATAAATTATCTAAACATTTTGGTATTTATTACGATGATACGTGTAgtattgatgaaaatacTGCTAATCTAATATGTAAATCTCTTGATGAAAtagaatattataaaaaaaaattacaaattttGAATAGTTTAAATTATTCGAAACATGTTAAGTATAACTCAACTTCAACCTCAGTCAATACTAGTGGCACCATCGATACCCATAATGATGAAGACAACACTTTGCAAATGGTTTTGTTTTCAGATGATGTATCACAGCACGATGATTATTTTGATGAAACTACTGTGCTAAGTAGCAGttttaacaataacaatacgGATCATAATCTTGATGGCAACAACTGTTGTAACGAAGATTTACAAGTTCACCAACAATGTATAATTTCTTCAGATCTCTAA
- the RTT107 gene encoding Rtt107p (similar to Saccharomyces cerevisiae YHR154W | RTT107 | Regulator of Ty1 Transposition) has product MINQIKGCDTIFQGLEFLIINDHSYSIEEILIPVFIKTGLTKYKIIDIVGSADKNENKDFPKTSEQFISQYGGNISCIISPHTNFPFYKLATCQLLIPVAKPEWCKSCELTKKFLRPIGYSPDPIHILKNTQIYVSHQAFNNHESFLIQIIINYLGGFTIDFLSTRVTHIIALNENDPSIMAVETTKRDTNTKNNIISNIKYVYPTWLLHCFKSLQLVDEEQHLIKIKDISGSMDIDDVSDNSVNTNSIFAVPEKCWTIIDNLEYNFESSIFERQAFKISFDLQLHPQFYKFFKKLLTHCGGIVSDNHKFHDCYIGYSTFAKDYPQNDQQEYSNIGNIWWIFYMLKINEFRPPTDNLLYQPFKPISNTFDKKVVACYSNYIGQQRFYLSMLVNVMQGEITGDFSRKNTVLISRLPVGLKYETARSETWNIPVVNHYWLEKSYLCGEFLQYDSDPYFRKIPLEVGDAGIGNSVYPGQLGAKPCWDSISNDDSTFENASTNTGLPLPEVVSLDNNSDNDNNSDKNNDNNNNNNNNNNNNNNDNNDNNNNNNNGNDNNNNDNNNNSNNNNSNNINDNSMEDIAVDKKNETYNSENKFVDTAAYNEIRSKKDTENSDTKEIFTKDEIKVEEGQQRDLVNIEDKALPNNAETFDLTVPTLESTNDFNVSGHVTLLKQIQTPPTNSTNAVQPTDKQAIITTSVPSSSPISVEVTSSSRKAKTKAFQKLHTDIENLNAFQKQMSYSSGNSAHNKGGMTAGNKRKASDVLLLTPHEKEERDNLHKKLKSIENMLTENKIGVSGEKQYLTNGTKKNGKKIYDIKALVTGTKKDKHVSDLEIQMLQKIGIEIIDDIDTNDSSVCNKKLNAIIAPKKLRTAKFLKSFGFQPLKYCLLPQFINKVLEILERSSLPQILNGDIEQNVIIFPKPEDYFIPEMDMDLIREKTALKNHKIFERCNFINVHISQDIPGGVNTIGNILKNNGVQQVKPVTNVSNNKTKFKDLIKNIKMFETGNTGTKNRKLVMSKDADEYVPDYIFIVTKSSQAKYYSKLCRNDGNKNNKVLIVEWNWCVKAIFDLDVDYNEPEFVIIKR; this is encoded by the coding sequence ATGATCAACCAGATTAAGGGCTGCGATACCATATTCCAAGGTttagaatttttaattataaatgaTCATTCATATTCGATTGAAGAAATACTAATACCAGTTTTTATTAAGACTGGATTAaccaaatataaaataatagatATTGTTGGCTCGGCTgacaaaaatgaaaacaaagaTTTCCCAAAAACTTCCGAACAATTCATTTCCCAATATGGTGGCAATATAAGTTGTATTATCTCACCACATACTAATTTCCCCTTCTACAAACTAGCTACATGCCAATTGTTAATACCAGTGGCGAAACCAGAATGGTGTAAATCATGtgaattaacaaaaaaatttttaagacCTATTGGATATTCACCAGATCCAAtccatattttaaaaaatacgCAGATCTATGTATCTCATCAAGCCTTTAATAATCACGAGAGTTTTCTTATACAAATAATTATCAACTATTTAGGTGGGTTTACCATTGATTTTTTGTCCACTAGAGTCACTCATATCATTGcattaaatgaaaatgatccTTCGATCATGGCTGTTGAAACTACAAAAAGAGACACAAacactaaaaataatattatcagtAATATAAAGTATGTCTACCCCACATGGCTTCTACATTGCTTTAAATCTTTACAATTGGTTGACGAGGAGCaacatttaataaaaataaaagatatttcTGGTAGCATGGATATCGATGATGTGAGCGATAATAGTGTAAATACCAATTCTATTTTCGCGGTCCCAGAAAAATGTTGGACtattattgataatttAGAGTATAATTTTGAATCCTCAATATTCGAGCGACAagcttttaaaatttcttttgatTTGCAGTTACATCCACAATTTTAtaagttttttaaaaaattactaaCACATTGTGGTGGAATTGTTTCTGATAACCATAAATTTCACGATTGTTACATTGGGTATTCCACTTTTGCTAAGGATTATCCACAAAACGATCAACAAGAATACTCTAATATTGGAAATATATGGTGGATATTTTatatgttaaaaataaatgagtTCAGACCACCAAcagataatttattatatcaGCCATTTAAACCGATATCTAACACTTTTGACAAAAAAGTTGTCGCTTGCTATTCGAACTACATAGGACAACAAAGATTTTATCTATCTATGCTAGTCAACGTAATGCAGGGAGAAATTACAGGTGATTTTTCTAGAAAAAATACTGTTTTAATATCTAGGCTACCAGTTGGGTTGAAATATGAAACAGCAAGAAGTGAGACCTGGAATATTCCCGTAGTTAATCATTATTGGCTAGAAAAATCCTATTTATGTGGTGAATTTTTGCAATACGATTCTGATCCATATTTCCGAAAAATTCCATTAGAAGTCGGGGATGCTGGTATTGGGAATTCTGTGTATCCAGGACAATTAGGGGCAAAACCTTGTTGGGATTCTATTAGTAACGATGATTCTACTTTTGAAAACGCTAGCACCAATACAGGATTACCTTTACCAGAGGTAGTCTCattagataataatagtgataatgataataatagtgataagaataatgataataataataataataataataataataataataataataatgataataatgataataataataataataataatggtaatgataataataataatgataataataataatagtaataataataatagtaataatattaatgataacaGCATGGAAGATATAGctgttgataaaaaaaacgaaaCTTATAACTCTGAAAATAAGTTTGTTGATACCGCTGCCTATAATGAAATTAGAAGCAAAAAAGATACAGAAAATTCGGATACAAAGGAAATATTCACAAAAGACGAAATCAAGGTTGAAGAGGGTCAACAAAGAGATTTAGTAAATATAGAGGATAAAGCATTGCCGAATAATGCTGAAACTTTTGATTTAACTGTTCCAACCCTTGAGTCCACCAATGATTTCAACGTAAGTGGCCATGTAACATTACTAAAACAGATACAAACGCCACCAACAAATTCAACTAATGCTGTACAGCCAACAGATAAACAAGCCATTATTACCACCTCCGTACCGTCCTCGTCACCGATCTCTGTGGAAGTGACTTCATCTTCTCGCAAAGCAAAAACAAAGgcatttcaaaaattacatacggatattgaaaatttaaatgcATTTCAGAAGCAAATGTCTTACTCCAGCGGTAATAGTGCTCATAATAAAGGCGGAATGACAGCAGGCAACAAAAGAAAGGCATCtgatgttttattattaacgcCTCACGAGAAGGAAGAAAGAGATAATTTgcataaaaaattgaaaagcaTAGAAAACATGTTaactgaaaataaaattggtgTATCAGGCGAAAAACAGTATTTGACTAATGGTACCAAGAAAAAtggcaaaaaaatatatgataTAAAAGCATTAGTTACCGGTactaaaaaagataaacaCGTCAGTGATCTGGAAATACAAATGCTGCAGAAAATAGGCATAGAAATAATTGATGATATAGATACCAATGACAGTAGTGTTTGcaataaaaagttaaatgCCATAATTGCACCTAAAAAACTAAGGACTGCTaagtttttgaaaagttttGGATTTCAACCATTAAAATATTGCCTATTACCACAGTTTATCAATAAAGTTTTGGAAATACTTGAAAGGAGTTCGCTTCCACAGATTCTTAATGGAGATATTGAACAAAATGTCATAATTTTCCCTAAACCTGAAGACTATTTTATACCTGAGATGGATATGGATTTAATTAGGGAAAAAACAGCTTTGAAAAATCATAAGATATTTGAGAGAtgtaattttataaatgtCCATATCTCACAGGATATCCCAGGTGGTGTAAATACGATAggaaatattttgaaaaacaatgGTGTACAACAAGTCAAACCGGTAACTAATGTGTCAAATAATAAGACTAAGtttaaagatttaattaaaaacattaaaatgTTTGAAACTGGAAATACTGGTACCAAAAACAGGAAGTTGGTTATGAGTAAAGACGCTGATGAATATGTACctgattatatttttattgtaacCAAGTCATCACAGGCGAAATATTATAGTAAATTATGTCGTAATGatggtaataaaaataacaaggTGTTAATAGTCGAGTGGAATTGGTGTGTAAAAGCTATTTTCGATCTAGACGTTGATTATAATGAACCAGAGTTTGTTATCATAAAACGTTGA
- a CDS encoding uncharacterized protein (similar to Saccharomyces cerevisiae YHR158C | KEL1 | KELch repeat (paralog of YGR238C | KEL2)): MAPFKFGGKKKSHFAQFASNLVDGHHSNNNNESDLNNEHNFNNNNTTSFTKNNNTSTSNTNNNASGGLNVIRSGFRKVSGGSGGTTNTSAAAVPGSFTSPATTTTSGNNNKKHNGAKPNVTPLNSTPIMNNNNNNKNAINTTNSPPAIPDMTQQPYASNINKNNKNNKKNISIASSKLTERSPFYQKAVNGNNNNLAYNSDNIPAQRNISLTSSNSSTSNSNTHSTYTPWSRVKLGVSPFPRYRHVASTMIVNDEIYVIGGLHDQSVYGDTWILTAHHTDGNNTYTSFTSNTVDISDTTPPPRVGHAATLCGNAFVIFGGDTHKTNDKGMMDDDIYLFNINSNKWTIPHPVGPRPLGRYGHKICVIVGTPNTQMKTKLYVFGGQFDDTYFNDLCVFDLSSFRRPDSHWEFLKPQATGSSSGFIPPPITNHTMVTYDHKLWVFGGDTAQGLLNEVFMYDPFANTWELVNTKHDSDSKPPPLQEHAAVMYKDLMCIVGGKDENDVYSNDVYFLNMNTFTWFKLPKFLRNIPQPRSGHSITVLKNNKLLIMGGDKFDYANVGENNYHSSDHDLGVGTLLYILDLSKLSEWCPGVFNTSNVNTTASTLNSVNNDSTNNINNNNNNKNGGNNGGNSSSNNGTDIAIATATNNVPTVGVNVSTPIASPEVVQGDILTPQQKKKIDENNTNAGSTIIPVLNAATSTPVKTNLDDNIINGSNKSNANNERTPINQIINNQTPTGSTASGTNTPLDTPNGVVHDNNDSTIKSAPNATNTNNQQEDTISVDNSSKTNSGILLTNEKSRGTSDFFDTYNDDTSTVTSGRNSSNLRTSQLQLDTSGSGVSTVIANNNNSTNKIVGNINTDVSNASSNKGTEQENDVGLKKEEQEDGEEEKEKEKEKEKEKEKEKEETMFSKTKTTIKPRATDEQEEEKEEEEEEEEETTETTGEDGHMTPSSLSAITELQTATLGNSPSKGQVRKESWSSPMTVAMPTTPNINTTASVTTLTPIKENSTVGIVQKENGIDNKFLAEIVEELQQLKLETKQSAKLASDKIKQLEFENQQLKSNPSHNNISSEDTAVLVEQIATLKKIVDDQSQLLIRKNEEMLEIRHSNELLETDYEELQRKNELLNNELLDVKKFESNWNNQVADYSLKLDSLLISWNLNDVCENLKQANKNLQLENETLGTQLTRSSQELNNYKQSYQNSLNSVESTSKALTLSQQEMYKLKEENKRLKEQIEEYEFDGGNINNGDRIGNGDTSVQEDSDFTNTSMSSLNNSNNTGKGNALKLKVRDLKAELFIIKQERDTLKEDVMNLKKQLLTMDD, encoded by the coding sequence ATGGCACCCTTTAAGTTTGgcggtaaaaaaaaatcacatTTTGCACAATTTGCAAGTAATTTAGTAGATGGACATCAcagcaataacaataatgaaagTGATCTGAATAATGAGcacaattttaataataataacaccacCAGttttactaaaaataataatacaagtACATCTaacaccaacaacaatgcAAGTGGTGGCCTGAATGTTATTCGATCGGGGTTCAGAAAAGTTTCTGGAGGCAGTGGGGGTACTACTAATACTAGTGCTGCTGCTGTTCCAGGTAGCTTTACCAGCCctgctactaccactactagtggtaataacaataaaaaacataacGGTGCTAAACCAAATGTTACCCCCCTGAATTCAACACCGattatgaataataataataataacaaaaatgcTATAAACACCACTAATAGCCCTCCGGCAATTCCTGATATGACACAACAACCGTATGCCTccaatataaataaaaataacaaaaacaacaagaagaaCATCTCTATTGCTTCTTCAAAGCTAACAGAAAGATCAccattttatcaaaaagcGGTAAACggtaacaataacaacctAGCTTATAATAGCGATAATATTCCTGCACAAAGAAACATCTCATTAACCTCATCCAATTCTTCTACTAGCAATAGCAATACACACTCAACGTACACACCATGGTCTAGAGTCAAATTAGGTGTTTCTCCATTTCCTAGGTATAGACACGTTGCTTCAACCATGATAGTTAATGATGAGATCTATGTTATTGGAGGTTTACATGATCAAAGTGTGTATGGTGATACTTGGATATTAACTGCACACCATACAGACGGGAACAACACTTACACTAGTTTTACCAGTAATACAGTAGATATAAGCGATACTACTCCACCACCCAGAGTTGGGCATGCAGCCACTTTATGTGGGAACgcttttgttatatttggTGGAGATACTCATAAAACAAACGATAAAGGAATGATGGACGATGatatctatttatttaatattaattctaATAAATGGACCATTCCTCACCCAGTTGGTCCCAGACCCTTGGGTAGATACGGCCATAAAATTTGTGTTATCGTGGGTACGCCTAATACCCAAATGAAAACTAAACTATATGTTTTTGGTGGTCAATTTGATGACACATATTTCAATGACTTGTGCGTTTTTGACTTGTCCTCCTTTAGAAGGCCCGACTCTCATTGGGAATTTTTAAAGCCACAGGCCACAGGTTCCTCCAGCGGGTTTATTCCACCACCAATCACCAATCATACCATGGTTACATACGACCACAAGTTATGGGTTTTTGGCGGTGATACAGCTCAAGGACTTTTAAATGAAGTTTTTATGTATGATCCCTTTGCGAATACTTGGGAACTGGTTAATACAAAACACGATTCAGATTCAAAACCACCACCCTTGCAAGAACATGCTGCTGTTATGTATAAAGATTTGATGTGCATTGTTGGCGGTAAAGATGAAAACGATGTTTATTCCAACGATGTTTATTTCTTGAATATGAACACTTTTACGTGGTTCAAATTACCTAAATTTCTAAGAAATATTCCTCAACCAAGGAGTGGGCATTCAATTactgttttgaaaaacaataagTTATTAATTATGGGTGGTGATAAATTTGATTATGCTAATGTAGGAGAGAACAATTACCATAGTAGTGATCATGATTTGGGTGTTGGGACTTTGCTATATATTTTGGATTTGAGCAAATTGTCTGAATGGTGTCCTGGTGTATTTAATACGAGCAATGTCAATACTACAGCTAGTACCCTTAACAgtgttaataatgatagtacgaacaatatcaataataataataataataagaatggtggtaataatggtggtaatagtagtagtaacaaTGGTACTGATATTGCTATTGCTACTGCAACTAATAATGTACCCACTGTTGGTGTAAATGTTAGCACGCCTATTGCCTCACCGGAAGTTGTTCAAGGCGATATACTAACACcacaacaaaagaaaaagattgaTGAAAACAATACAAATGCTGGAAGTACCATTATACCGGTTTTGAATGCTGCTACTAGTACGCCAGTCAAAACGAACTTggatgataatattattaacgGTAGTAACAAGAGTAATGCTAATAACGAAAGAACTCCTATTaatcaaataattaacAACCAAACTCCGACTGGTTCCACTGCTAGTGGCACCAATACTCCCTTAGACACACCAAATGGCGTTGTtcatgataataatgatagtaCTATCAAAAGTGCCCCAAATGctactaatactaataatcaACAGGAAGATACAATCAGTGTTGATAATAGTAGCAAAACTAATAGTGgtatattattaaccaACGAAAAATCCAGAGGTACCAGCGACTTTTTTGACACATATAATGATGATACGAGTACTGTGACGAGTGGACGTAATAGCAGTAACTTAAGGACGTCACAATTGCAACTTGATACGTCTGGATCAGGCGTTTCCACTGTTATTgcaaacaataacaacagtaCTAACAAAATTGTGGGCAACATTAACACTGATGTTAGTAATGCTTCATCTAATAAAGGTACCGAACAAGAAAATGATGTTGgcttaaaaaaagaagaacaagaGGATggtgaagaagaaaaagaaaaagaaaaagagaaagaaaaagaaaaagaaaaagaaaaagaagaaacaaTGTTTTCTAAGACTAAGACTACTATAAAACCAAGGGCAACAGATgaacaagaagaagaaaaagaagaggaagaagaagaagaagaagaaaccACAGAAACAACAGGAGAAGATGGGCATATGACCCCTTCTTCTTTATCTGCAATAACTGAATTACAAACAGCAACACTGGGTAACTCGCCCTCTAAAGGACAAGTGCGTAAAGAATCCTGGTCTAGTCCAATGACAGTTGCCATGCCAACTACCCCGAATATTAATACCACAGCCTCCGTCACTACTCTTACTCCTATTAAAGAGAACAGTACTGTTGGGATTGTTCAGAAAGAAAACggtattgataataaatttttggcTGAAATAGTCGAAGAATTACAACAATTGAAGCTGGAAACAAAACAAAGTGCTAAGTTGGCTAGCGATAAAATCAAGCAATTGGAATTTGAAAACCAACAGTTAAAATCCAACCCATCTCACAACAACATTTCTTCTGAGGACACTGCTGTGCTGGTTGAGCAAATTGCCactttaaagaaaattgtaGATGACCAGAGTCAATTACTGATACGTAAAAATGAGGAAATGCTAGAAATTAGACATTCTAACGAATTGTTGGAAACTGATTATGAAGAGTTGCAACGTAAGAATGAATTGCTGAATAATGAACTCTTAGATGTTAAGAAATTTGAATCTAATTGGAATAATCAAGTTGCAGATTATTCTTTGAAATTAGattctttattaatttcCTGGAATTTAAACGATGTCTGcgaaaatttaaaacaggCTAACAAAAATTTACAGCTGGAAAATGAAACTTTAGGTACTCAATTGACTAGATCCTCACAAGagttaaataattataagcAAAGTTATCAAAACAGTTTAAATAGTGTTGAGAGTACTAGTAAAGCATTAACTTTAAGTCAACAGGAAATGTATAAATTGAAagaggaaaataaaagattaaagGAGCAAATAGAGGAGTATGAATTTGATGGCGGTAATATCAACAATGGTGATAGAATAGGAAATGGAGATACTTCAGTCCAAGAAGATTCTGATTTCACCAACACAAGCATGAGTAGTTtaaacaacagcaacaacaccGGTAAGGGAAATgctttgaaattaaaagtcAGAGACTTAAAGGCTgaattgtttattataaagCAGGAAAGAGATACTTTAAAGGAGGATGTTATGAATTTGAAGAAACAATTGTTAACCATGGATGActga
- a CDS encoding uncharacterized protein (hypothetical protein (putative homolog of Saccharomyces cerevisiae YHR153C | SPO16 | SPOrulation)), producing MVGLNLGILNDKEIEEQVKTLLYDYKNSPLYNSKRCKNGNDGSKFGTIIPVEKSCNDMNNTIFNFEMSEVILANPQFNIKYWINLFDNIIFFNDNNDNNAYKDGSIYYQSNYFVTNTPIFTNSATGCGDDSNTGNGIISKEKLNFLYSNKFLLDPSPVNQNSFISDNKVQDIPYGNTNIENKQTKLLEYFLRKEGVILDEEGNGNNNNNKQKALLMQDYILQIMCNFKNIGEVIASLTD from the coding sequence ATGGTTGGTTTGAATTTGGGTATATTGAATGACaaagaaattgaagaaCAAGTAAAAACGCTATTGTATGATTACAAAAATAGCCCCTTGTACAATAGTAAAAGATGTAAAAATGGCAATGATGGTTCGAAATTTGGAACCATTATTCCGGTAGAAAAAAGTTGTAATGATATGAATAACACTATATTCAATTTTGAGATGAGTGAAGTCATTTTAGCTAATCCTCAATTTAACATAAAGTATTGGATAAATTtgtttgataatattatatttttcaatgataataatgataataatgcaTATAAAGATGGCTCTATATATTATCAAAGTAACTATTTTGTTACTAATACGCCAATTTTTACAAATAGCGCTACTGGTTGTGGTGATGATAGTAACACCGGAAACGGtataatttcaaaagaaaagctaaattttttatattcaaaTAAGTTTTTATTGGATCCGTCTCCGGTAAATCAAAACAGTTTTATTTCTGATAATAAAGTCCAAGATATTCCTTATGGCAATACAAAcatagaaaataaacaaacaaaactATTAGAATATTTTCTTAGAAAAGAAGGTGTTATTTTAGATGAGGAAGGCaatggaaataataataataataaacaaaaggCACTGTTAATGCAGgattatattttacaaattatGTGCAACTTCAAAAATATCGGAGAAGTCATTGCTTCACTTACagattaa